The Acinonyx jubatus isolate Ajub_Pintada_27869175 chromosome E3, VMU_Ajub_asm_v1.0, whole genome shotgun sequence genome has a window encoding:
- the RBBP6 gene encoding E3 ubiquitin-protein ligase RBBP6 isoform X1, with protein MSCVHYKFSSKLNYDTVTFDGLHISLCDLKKQIMGREKLKAADCDLQITNAQTKEEYTDDNALIPKNSSVIVRRIPIGGVKSTSKTYVISRTEPVMGTSKAIDDSSASISLAQLTKTANLAEANASEEDKIKAMMSQSGHEYDPINYMKKPLGPPPPSYTCFRCGKPGHYIKNCPTNGDKNFESGPRIKKSTGIPRSFMMEVKDPNMKGAMLTNTGKYAIPTIDAEAYAIGKKEKPPFLPEEPSSSSEEDDPIPDELLCLICKDIMTDAVVIPCCGNSYCDECIRTALLESDDHTCPTCHQNDVSPDALIANKFLRQAVNNFKNETGYTKRLRKQLPPPPPPIPPPRPLIQRNLQPLMRSPISRQQDPLMIPVTSSTHPAPSISSLTSNQSSLAPPVPGNSSSTPAPVPDITATVSISVHSEKPDGPFRDSDNKILPAAALASEHSKGTSSIAITALMEEKGYQVPVLGTPSLLGQSLLHGQLIPTTGPVRINTARPGGGRPGWEHSNKLGYLVSPPQQIRRGERSCYRSINRGRHHSERSQRTQGPSLPATPVFVPVPPPPLYPPPPHTLPLPPGVPPPQFSPQFPPGQPPPAGYSVPPPGFPPAPANLSTPWVSSGVQTAHSNTIPTTQAPPLSREEFYREQRRLKEEEKKKSKLDEFTNDFAKELMEYKKIQKERRRSFSRSKSPYSGSSYSRSSYTYSKSRSGSTRSRSYSRSFSRSHSRSYSRSPPYPRRGRGKSRNYRSRSRSHGYHRSRSRSPPYRRYHSRSRSPQAFRGQSPNKRNVPQGETEREYFNRYREVPPPYDMKAYYGRSVDFRDPFEKERYREWERKYREWYEKYYKGYAAGAQPRPSANRENFSPERFLPLNIRNSPFTRGRREDYAGGQSHRSRNLGGNYPEKLSTRDSHNQKDNTKSKEKESENNPGDGKGNKHKKHRKRRKGEESEGFLNPELLETSRKSREPTSSEENKTDSLFVLPSRDDATPVRDEPMDAESITFKSVSEKDKREKDKPKAKGDKTKRKNDGSTVSKKENVAKPAKGPQEKLDGEREKSPRSEPPLKKAKEETPKTDNAKSSSSSQKDEKTIGTPRKAHSKSAKEHQETKPVKEEKVKKDYPKDVKSEKLTNKEEKAKKPSEKSKPPDSKGEKRKRKTEEKSVEKDFESSSTKVSKLEMTEIVKPSPKRKMEPDIEKMDRTPEKDKISSSTAPAKKIKLNRETGKKIGSTENVSNTKEPSEKLESASSKVKQEKVKGKVRRKVAGAEGSSSTLVDYTSTSSTGGSPVRKSEEKTDTKRTVIKTMEEYNNDNTAPAEDVIIMIQVPQSKWDKDDFESEEEDVKATQPMSSVGKPASVIKNVSTKPLNTVKYTEKESESSEKIQKLTKEVSHEIIQHEIKSSKNSASSEKGKAKDRDHSVLEKENPEKRKNSTQPEKESNLDRLSEPGNFKSLSQSSKETRTSEKHDSVRGSSTKDFTPNRDKKTDYDNREYSSSKRRDERNELTRRKDSPSRSKDSASGQKTKPREERDLPKKGTGDSKKSNSSPSRDKKPHDHKATYDTKRSTEETKSVDKNPCKDREKHTLEARNNKESGGNKLLYVLNPPDPQIEKEQVTGQTDKSAVKPKPQLSHSSRLSSDLTRETDEAAFEPDYNESDSESNISVKEEETSGKIAKELKDKVVEKAKDSLDTAAASQIGTARSQSPSSPSVSPSRSHSPSGSRTRSHSSSASSAESQDSKKKKKKKEKKKHKKHKKHKKHKKHAGTEGELEKSQKHKHKKKKSKKSKDKEKEKEKDDQKAKSVPV; from the exons ATGTCCTGTGTGcattataaattttcctctaaactCAACTATGATACCGTCACCTTTGATGGGCTCCACATCTCCCTCTGCGATTTAAAGAAGCAGATTATGGGGAGAGAGAAGTTGAAAGCTGCCGACTGCGACCTGCAGATCACCAACGCGCAGACGAAAGAAG AATATACTGATGATAATGCTCTAATTCCTAAGAATTCATCTGTAATTGTTAGAAGAATTCCTATTGGAGGTGTTAAATCTACAAGCAAGACATATGTTAT aagtcgAACTGAACCAGTGATGGGAACTTCAAAAGCA ATTGATGACTCTTCTGCATCTATTTCTCTGGCCCAGCTTacaaag ACTGCCAATCTGGCTGAAGCCAATGCTtctgaagaagataaaattaaagcaATGATGTCGCAATCTGGCCATGAATACGACCCAATCAA tTACATGAAGAAACCTCTAGGCCCACCACCTCCATCTTATACCTGTTTTCGTTGTGGTAAACCTGGCCATTACATTAAGAATTGCCCAACAAACGGG GATAAAAACTTTGAATCTGGTCCGAGGATTAAAAAGAGCACTGGTATTCCCAGAAGTTTTATGATGGAAGTGAAAGATCCTAACATGAAAGGTGCAATGCTTACCAACACTGGAAAGTATGCGATACCGACTATAGACGC AGAAGCATATGcaattgggaagaaagaaaaaccaccTTTCTTACCAGAGGAACCATCTTCTTCTTCAGAAGAAGATGATCCTATCCCAGATGAATTATTGTGTCTCATCTGCAAAGATATTATGACTGATGCTGTTGTCATTCCCTGCTGTGGAAACAGTTATTGTGATGAAT GTATAAGAACAGCACTCTTGGAATCAGATGATCATACATGTCCAACATGCCATCAGAATGATGTCTCTCCTGATGCTTTAATTGCCAATAAGTTCTTACGACAG GCTGTTAATAACTTCAAAAATGAAACCGGTTATACAAAAAGACTACGAAAACAGTTACCCCCACCACCGCCCCCAATACCACCTCCGAGACCACTCATTCAGCGGAACCTACAACCTCTGATGAGATCTCCAATATCAAGACAACAGGATCCCCTGATGATTCCAGTGACCTCTTCAACTCACCCAGCTCCTTCCATATCTTCATTAACTTCTAATCAGTCTTCCTTGGCCCCTCCTGTGCCTGGAAATTCATCTTCTACCCCGGCTCCTGTACCTGATATAACTGCCACAGTGTCCATCTCAGTCCACTCTGAAAAACCAGATGGACCTTTCCG GGATTctgataataaaatattaccagCTGCAGCCCTTGCATCAGAACATTCAAAGGGAACCTCTTCAATTGCAATTACTGCTCTTATGGAAGAGAAG ggcTACCAGGTGCCTGTACTTGGAACCCCATCTTTGCTTGGACAGTCACTACTGCATGGACAGTTGATCCCCACAACTG GTCCAGTAAGAATAAATACTGCTCGTCCGGGTGGTGGTCGACCAGGTTGGGAACA TTCCAATAAGCTTGGATATCTGGTTTCTCCGCCACAGCAAATTAGAAGGGGGGAGAGGAGCTGCTACag AAGTATAAACCGCGGACGACACCACAGCGAAAGATCACAGAGAACTCAAGGCCCATCACTACCAGCAACTCCAGTTTTTGTGCCTGTCCCACCCCCTCCTTTGTATCCACCTCCTCCCCATAcacttcctctccctccaggtgTTCCTCCACCACAATTttctcctcagtttcctcctggcCAGCCACCACCTGCTGGATATAGTGTCCCTCCTCCAGGGTTTCCGCCAGCTCCGGCCAATTTATCGACACCTTGGGTATCATCAGGAGTGCAGACAGCTCATTCGAATACCATCCCAACAACGCAAGCCCCACCGTTGTCCAGGGAAGAATTCTATAGAGAGCAACGACGGCTGAAGGAAGA ggaaaagaaaaagtccaaGCTAGATGAGTTTACAAATGATTTTGCTAAGGAATTGATGGAATACAAAAAGATTCAAAAGGAGCGTAGGCGCTCATTTTCCAG gtctaaaTCTCCTTATAGTGGTTCATCATATTCAAGAAGTTCGTATACTTATTCTAAGTCAAGATCTGGTTCAACACGTTCACGTTCTTACTCTCGATCATTTAGCCGCTCACACTCTCGTTCCTATTCCCGATCACCTCCATACCCCCGAAGAGGCAGAGGCAAGAGCCGAAATTACCGTTCACGGTCTAGATCTCATGGATATCATCGATCTAGGTCAAGGTCACCCCCCTATAGACGATACCATTCACGGTCAAGATCTCCTCAAGCATTTAGGGGACAGTCTCCCAATAAACGTAATGTGCCTCAAGGGGAAACAGAACGTGAATAttttaatagatacagagaagTTCCCCCACCTTACGACATGAAAGCTTATTACGGGAGGAGTGTTGACTTTAGAGACCCATTTGAAAAAGAGCGTTACcgagaatgggaaagaaaatatagagaGTGGTATGAAAAGTATTATAAAGGTTATGCTGCCGGAGCACAGCCTAGACCATCAGCAAATAGAGAGAACTTTTCTCCTGAGAGATTTTTGCCTCTTAATATCAGAAATTCTCCCTTCACGAGAGGCCGCAGAGAAGATTATGCTGGTGGACAAAGTCATAGAAGTCGAAACTTAGGTGGCAACTATCCAGAAAAGCTTTCAACAAGAGATAGTCACAATCAGAAGGACAACACAAAgtcaaaagagaaggagagcgaAAATAATCCCGGAGATGGTAAAGgaaacaaacataagaaacataggaaaagaagaaagggggaagagagTGAAGGCTTTCTAAACCCCGAGTTATTAGAAACTTCTAGGAAATCAAGAGAACCTACaagcagtgaagaaaataaaacagactcaTTGTTTGTTCTCCCAAGTAGAGATGATGCTACACCTGTTAGAGATGAACCAATGGATGCAGAATCCATCACTTTCAAGTCGGTGTCTGAAAAAGacaagagggagaaagataaaCCAAAAGCAAAAGGTGACAAGACCAAACGGAAAAATGATGGGTCTACTGtgtccaaaaaagaaaatgttgcaaAACCTGCTAAGGGACCCCAAGAAAAACTAGACGGAGAGCGTGAAAAATCTCCTCGATCTGAACCTCCACTTAAAAAAGCCAAAGAGGAGACTCCAAAGACTGATAATGCTAAATCATCATCTTCCTCCCAAAAAGATGAAAAGACCATTGGTACCCCCAGAAAAGCTCACTCTAAATCAGCAAAAGAACACCAAGAGACAAAACCAGtcaaagaggaaaaagtgaagaAGGATTACCCCAAAGACGTCAAATCAGAAAAGCTAActaataaggaagaaaaggccAAGAAGCCTAGTGAGAAAAGTAAGCCACCTGAtagcaagggagaaaaaagaaaaagaaaaaccgaAGAGAAAAGTGTAGAGAAAGATTTTGAGTCCTCTTCAACAAAAGTCTCTAAACTGGAAATGACTGAAATAGTGAAACCTTCACCAAAGCGCAAAATGGAACCTGATATTGAAAAAATGGATAGGACCcctgagaaagacaaaatttCATCATCAACTGCCCCAGCCAAAAAAATTAAGCTCAACAGAGAAACTGGTAAAAAAATTGGGAGTACAGAAAATGTATCTAATACGAAAGAACCCTCTGAAAAATTGGAGTCAGCATCTAGCAAAGTTAAACAAGAAAAAGTCAAAGGAAAGGTCAGACGAAAAGTAGCTGGAGCTGAGGGATCCAGCTCAACTCTTGTGGATTATACAAG cACGAGCTCAACTGGAGGCAGTCCTGTGcggaaatctgaagaaaaaacaGATACAAAACGGACTGTCATTAAAACTATGGAAGAGTATAATAATGACAATACAGCTCCTGCTGAAGACGTTATTATTATGATTCAGGTTCCTCAGTCCAAATGGGATAAAGATGACTTTGAATCTGAGGAAGAAGATGTTAAGGCCACACAGCCTATGTCAAGTGTAGGAAAACCCGCCAGTGTTATAAAAAATGTTAGCACTAAACCGTTAAATACAGTCAAGTATACTGAAAAAGAAAGTGAGTCGTCAGAGAAAATTCAGAAACTCACCAAGGAAGTTAGCCATGAAATTATACagcatgagatcaagagttcaaAAAACTCTGCATCCAGTGAAAAGGGGAAAGCCAAAGATCGAGATCATTCGGTGTTGGAGAAGGAAAACCCcgaaaagaggaaaaacagcactcagccagagaaagagagtaaCTTGGACCGTCTGAGTGaaccaggaaattttaaaagtctgtctCAATCTTCCAAAGAGACAAGAACTTCAGAAAAGCATGATTCCGTTCGAGGTTCCTCGACTAAAGACTTCACTCCcaacagagacaaaaaaacagactATGACAACAGAGAGTACTCAAGTTCCAAACGTAGAGACGAAAGGAATGAATTAACAAGAAGGAAAGACTCCCCTTCTCGAAGTAAAGATTCTGCATCTGGACAGAAAACTAAgccaagggaggagagagattTGCCTAAAAAAGGAACAGGAGATTCCAAAAAGAGCAATTCTAGTCCCTCCAGAGACAAAAAACCTCATGATCACAAAGCCACTTATGATACGAAACGCTCGACTGAAGAGACAAAATCTGTAGATAAAAATCCTTGTAAAGATCGTGAGAAGCACACGTTAGAAGCAAGGAACAATAAAGAATCGGGTGGCAACAAATTACTGTATGTGCTTAACCCACCAGACCCGCAGATTGAAAAGGAGCAAGTTACTGGGCAGACTGACAAGAGCGCTGTCAAGCCTAAGCCACAGTTAAGCCACTCCTCCCGACTTTCCTCCGACTTAACTAGGGAAACTGATGAAGCTGCTTTTGAACCAGACTATAATGAAAGTGACAGTGAAAGCAACATATCTGTAAAAGAGGAGGAAACTTCGGGAAAGATTGCTAAGGAACTGAAAGATAAAGTCGTGGAGAAAGCAAAAGACAGCCTGGACACGGCAGCAGCCAGCCAGATAGGCACCGCCAGGAGCCAGAGTCCAAGCAGCCCTAGTGTTAGTCCAAGCAGAAGTCATAGCCCTTCTGGCAGCCGGACCCGGAGCCACAGCAGTAGTGCCAGCTCCGCAGAGAGTCAGGAcagcaagaagaagaagaagaagaaggaaaagaagaagcacaagaaacacaaaaaacacaagaagcatAAGAAGCATGCAGGCACTGAAGGAGAGttagaaaaaagccaaaaacacaaacacaagaaaaagaagtcaaagaagagcaaagataaagaaaaggagaaggagaaagatgacCAAAAAGCGAAATCTGTCCCTGTATAA
- the RBBP6 gene encoding E3 ubiquitin-protein ligase RBBP6 isoform X2: MSCVHYKFSSKLNYDTVTFDGLHISLCDLKKQIMGREKLKAADCDLQITNAQTKEEYTDDNALIPKNSSVIVRRIPIGGVKSTSKTYVISRTEPVMGTSKAIDDSSASISLAQLTKTANLAEANASEEDKIKAMMSQSGHEYDPINYMKKPLGPPPPSYTCFRCGKPGHYIKNCPTNGDKNFESGPRIKKSTGIPRSFMMEVKDPNMKGAMLTNTGKYAIPTIDAEAYAIGKKEKPPFLPEEPSSSSEEDDPIPDELLCLICKDIMTDAVVIPCCGNSYCDECIRTALLESDDHTCPTCHQNDVSPDALIANKFLRQAVNNFKNETGYTKRLRKQLPPPPPPIPPPRPLIQRNLQPLMRSPISRQQDPLMIPVTSSTHPAPSISSLTSNQSSLAPPVPGNSSSTPAPVPDITATVSISVHSEKPDGPFRDSDNKILPAAALASEHSKGTSSIAITALMEEKGYQVPVLGTPSLLGQSLLHGQLIPTTGPVRINTARPGGGRPGWEHSNKLGYLVSPPQQIRRGERSCYRSINRGRHHSERSQRTQGPSLPATPVFVPVPPPPLYPPPPHTLPLPPGVPPPQFSPQFPPGQPPPAGYSVPPPGFPPAPANLSTPWVSSGVQTAHSNTIPTTQAPPLSREEFYREQRRLKEESKSPYSGSSYSRSSYTYSKSRSGSTRSRSYSRSFSRSHSRSYSRSPPYPRRGRGKSRNYRSRSRSHGYHRSRSRSPPYRRYHSRSRSPQAFRGQSPNKRNVPQGETEREYFNRYREVPPPYDMKAYYGRSVDFRDPFEKERYREWERKYREWYEKYYKGYAAGAQPRPSANRENFSPERFLPLNIRNSPFTRGRREDYAGGQSHRSRNLGGNYPEKLSTRDSHNQKDNTKSKEKESENNPGDGKGNKHKKHRKRRKGEESEGFLNPELLETSRKSREPTSSEENKTDSLFVLPSRDDATPVRDEPMDAESITFKSVSEKDKREKDKPKAKGDKTKRKNDGSTVSKKENVAKPAKGPQEKLDGEREKSPRSEPPLKKAKEETPKTDNAKSSSSSQKDEKTIGTPRKAHSKSAKEHQETKPVKEEKVKKDYPKDVKSEKLTNKEEKAKKPSEKSKPPDSKGEKRKRKTEEKSVEKDFESSSTKVSKLEMTEIVKPSPKRKMEPDIEKMDRTPEKDKISSSTAPAKKIKLNRETGKKIGSTENVSNTKEPSEKLESASSKVKQEKVKGKVRRKVAGAEGSSSTLVDYTSTSSTGGSPVRKSEEKTDTKRTVIKTMEEYNNDNTAPAEDVIIMIQVPQSKWDKDDFESEEEDVKATQPMSSVGKPASVIKNVSTKPLNTVKYTEKESESSEKIQKLTKEVSHEIIQHEIKSSKNSASSEKGKAKDRDHSVLEKENPEKRKNSTQPEKESNLDRLSEPGNFKSLSQSSKETRTSEKHDSVRGSSTKDFTPNRDKKTDYDNREYSSSKRRDERNELTRRKDSPSRSKDSASGQKTKPREERDLPKKGTGDSKKSNSSPSRDKKPHDHKATYDTKRSTEETKSVDKNPCKDREKHTLEARNNKESGGNKLLYVLNPPDPQIEKEQVTGQTDKSAVKPKPQLSHSSRLSSDLTRETDEAAFEPDYNESDSESNISVKEEETSGKIAKELKDKVVEKAKDSLDTAAASQIGTARSQSPSSPSVSPSRSHSPSGSRTRSHSSSASSAESQDSKKKKKKKEKKKHKKHKKHKKHKKHAGTEGELEKSQKHKHKKKKSKKSKDKEKEKEKDDQKAKSVPV; encoded by the exons ATGTCCTGTGTGcattataaattttcctctaaactCAACTATGATACCGTCACCTTTGATGGGCTCCACATCTCCCTCTGCGATTTAAAGAAGCAGATTATGGGGAGAGAGAAGTTGAAAGCTGCCGACTGCGACCTGCAGATCACCAACGCGCAGACGAAAGAAG AATATACTGATGATAATGCTCTAATTCCTAAGAATTCATCTGTAATTGTTAGAAGAATTCCTATTGGAGGTGTTAAATCTACAAGCAAGACATATGTTAT aagtcgAACTGAACCAGTGATGGGAACTTCAAAAGCA ATTGATGACTCTTCTGCATCTATTTCTCTGGCCCAGCTTacaaag ACTGCCAATCTGGCTGAAGCCAATGCTtctgaagaagataaaattaaagcaATGATGTCGCAATCTGGCCATGAATACGACCCAATCAA tTACATGAAGAAACCTCTAGGCCCACCACCTCCATCTTATACCTGTTTTCGTTGTGGTAAACCTGGCCATTACATTAAGAATTGCCCAACAAACGGG GATAAAAACTTTGAATCTGGTCCGAGGATTAAAAAGAGCACTGGTATTCCCAGAAGTTTTATGATGGAAGTGAAAGATCCTAACATGAAAGGTGCAATGCTTACCAACACTGGAAAGTATGCGATACCGACTATAGACGC AGAAGCATATGcaattgggaagaaagaaaaaccaccTTTCTTACCAGAGGAACCATCTTCTTCTTCAGAAGAAGATGATCCTATCCCAGATGAATTATTGTGTCTCATCTGCAAAGATATTATGACTGATGCTGTTGTCATTCCCTGCTGTGGAAACAGTTATTGTGATGAAT GTATAAGAACAGCACTCTTGGAATCAGATGATCATACATGTCCAACATGCCATCAGAATGATGTCTCTCCTGATGCTTTAATTGCCAATAAGTTCTTACGACAG GCTGTTAATAACTTCAAAAATGAAACCGGTTATACAAAAAGACTACGAAAACAGTTACCCCCACCACCGCCCCCAATACCACCTCCGAGACCACTCATTCAGCGGAACCTACAACCTCTGATGAGATCTCCAATATCAAGACAACAGGATCCCCTGATGATTCCAGTGACCTCTTCAACTCACCCAGCTCCTTCCATATCTTCATTAACTTCTAATCAGTCTTCCTTGGCCCCTCCTGTGCCTGGAAATTCATCTTCTACCCCGGCTCCTGTACCTGATATAACTGCCACAGTGTCCATCTCAGTCCACTCTGAAAAACCAGATGGACCTTTCCG GGATTctgataataaaatattaccagCTGCAGCCCTTGCATCAGAACATTCAAAGGGAACCTCTTCAATTGCAATTACTGCTCTTATGGAAGAGAAG ggcTACCAGGTGCCTGTACTTGGAACCCCATCTTTGCTTGGACAGTCACTACTGCATGGACAGTTGATCCCCACAACTG GTCCAGTAAGAATAAATACTGCTCGTCCGGGTGGTGGTCGACCAGGTTGGGAACA TTCCAATAAGCTTGGATATCTGGTTTCTCCGCCACAGCAAATTAGAAGGGGGGAGAGGAGCTGCTACag AAGTATAAACCGCGGACGACACCACAGCGAAAGATCACAGAGAACTCAAGGCCCATCACTACCAGCAACTCCAGTTTTTGTGCCTGTCCCACCCCCTCCTTTGTATCCACCTCCTCCCCATAcacttcctctccctccaggtgTTCCTCCACCACAATTttctcctcagtttcctcctggcCAGCCACCACCTGCTGGATATAGTGTCCCTCCTCCAGGGTTTCCGCCAGCTCCGGCCAATTTATCGACACCTTGGGTATCATCAGGAGTGCAGACAGCTCATTCGAATACCATCCCAACAACGCAAGCCCCACCGTTGTCCAGGGAAGAATTCTATAGAGAGCAACGACGGCTGAAGGAAGA gtctaaaTCTCCTTATAGTGGTTCATCATATTCAAGAAGTTCGTATACTTATTCTAAGTCAAGATCTGGTTCAACACGTTCACGTTCTTACTCTCGATCATTTAGCCGCTCACACTCTCGTTCCTATTCCCGATCACCTCCATACCCCCGAAGAGGCAGAGGCAAGAGCCGAAATTACCGTTCACGGTCTAGATCTCATGGATATCATCGATCTAGGTCAAGGTCACCCCCCTATAGACGATACCATTCACGGTCAAGATCTCCTCAAGCATTTAGGGGACAGTCTCCCAATAAACGTAATGTGCCTCAAGGGGAAACAGAACGTGAATAttttaatagatacagagaagTTCCCCCACCTTACGACATGAAAGCTTATTACGGGAGGAGTGTTGACTTTAGAGACCCATTTGAAAAAGAGCGTTACcgagaatgggaaagaaaatatagagaGTGGTATGAAAAGTATTATAAAGGTTATGCTGCCGGAGCACAGCCTAGACCATCAGCAAATAGAGAGAACTTTTCTCCTGAGAGATTTTTGCCTCTTAATATCAGAAATTCTCCCTTCACGAGAGGCCGCAGAGAAGATTATGCTGGTGGACAAAGTCATAGAAGTCGAAACTTAGGTGGCAACTATCCAGAAAAGCTTTCAACAAGAGATAGTCACAATCAGAAGGACAACACAAAgtcaaaagagaaggagagcgaAAATAATCCCGGAGATGGTAAAGgaaacaaacataagaaacataggaaaagaagaaagggggaagagagTGAAGGCTTTCTAAACCCCGAGTTATTAGAAACTTCTAGGAAATCAAGAGAACCTACaagcagtgaagaaaataaaacagactcaTTGTTTGTTCTCCCAAGTAGAGATGATGCTACACCTGTTAGAGATGAACCAATGGATGCAGAATCCATCACTTTCAAGTCGGTGTCTGAAAAAGacaagagggagaaagataaaCCAAAAGCAAAAGGTGACAAGACCAAACGGAAAAATGATGGGTCTACTGtgtccaaaaaagaaaatgttgcaaAACCTGCTAAGGGACCCCAAGAAAAACTAGACGGAGAGCGTGAAAAATCTCCTCGATCTGAACCTCCACTTAAAAAAGCCAAAGAGGAGACTCCAAAGACTGATAATGCTAAATCATCATCTTCCTCCCAAAAAGATGAAAAGACCATTGGTACCCCCAGAAAAGCTCACTCTAAATCAGCAAAAGAACACCAAGAGACAAAACCAGtcaaagaggaaaaagtgaagaAGGATTACCCCAAAGACGTCAAATCAGAAAAGCTAActaataaggaagaaaaggccAAGAAGCCTAGTGAGAAAAGTAAGCCACCTGAtagcaagggagaaaaaagaaaaagaaaaaccgaAGAGAAAAGTGTAGAGAAAGATTTTGAGTCCTCTTCAACAAAAGTCTCTAAACTGGAAATGACTGAAATAGTGAAACCTTCACCAAAGCGCAAAATGGAACCTGATATTGAAAAAATGGATAGGACCcctgagaaagacaaaatttCATCATCAACTGCCCCAGCCAAAAAAATTAAGCTCAACAGAGAAACTGGTAAAAAAATTGGGAGTACAGAAAATGTATCTAATACGAAAGAACCCTCTGAAAAATTGGAGTCAGCATCTAGCAAAGTTAAACAAGAAAAAGTCAAAGGAAAGGTCAGACGAAAAGTAGCTGGAGCTGAGGGATCCAGCTCAACTCTTGTGGATTATACAAG cACGAGCTCAACTGGAGGCAGTCCTGTGcggaaatctgaagaaaaaacaGATACAAAACGGACTGTCATTAAAACTATGGAAGAGTATAATAATGACAATACAGCTCCTGCTGAAGACGTTATTATTATGATTCAGGTTCCTCAGTCCAAATGGGATAAAGATGACTTTGAATCTGAGGAAGAAGATGTTAAGGCCACACAGCCTATGTCAAGTGTAGGAAAACCCGCCAGTGTTATAAAAAATGTTAGCACTAAACCGTTAAATACAGTCAAGTATACTGAAAAAGAAAGTGAGTCGTCAGAGAAAATTCAGAAACTCACCAAGGAAGTTAGCCATGAAATTATACagcatgagatcaagagttcaaAAAACTCTGCATCCAGTGAAAAGGGGAAAGCCAAAGATCGAGATCATTCGGTGTTGGAGAAGGAAAACCCcgaaaagaggaaaaacagcactcagccagagaaagagagtaaCTTGGACCGTCTGAGTGaaccaggaaattttaaaagtctgtctCAATCTTCCAAAGAGACAAGAACTTCAGAAAAGCATGATTCCGTTCGAGGTTCCTCGACTAAAGACTTCACTCCcaacagagacaaaaaaacagactATGACAACAGAGAGTACTCAAGTTCCAAACGTAGAGACGAAAGGAATGAATTAACAAGAAGGAAAGACTCCCCTTCTCGAAGTAAAGATTCTGCATCTGGACAGAAAACTAAgccaagggaggagagagattTGCCTAAAAAAGGAACAGGAGATTCCAAAAAGAGCAATTCTAGTCCCTCCAGAGACAAAAAACCTCATGATCACAAAGCCACTTATGATACGAAACGCTCGACTGAAGAGACAAAATCTGTAGATAAAAATCCTTGTAAAGATCGTGAGAAGCACACGTTAGAAGCAAGGAACAATAAAGAATCGGGTGGCAACAAATTACTGTATGTGCTTAACCCACCAGACCCGCAGATTGAAAAGGAGCAAGTTACTGGGCAGACTGACAAGAGCGCTGTCAAGCCTAAGCCACAGTTAAGCCACTCCTCCCGACTTTCCTCCGACTTAACTAGGGAAACTGATGAAGCTGCTTTTGAACCAGACTATAATGAAAGTGACAGTGAAAGCAACATATCTGTAAAAGAGGAGGAAACTTCGGGAAAGATTGCTAAGGAACTGAAAGATAAAGTCGTGGAGAAAGCAAAAGACAGCCTGGACACGGCAGCAGCCAGCCAGATAGGCACCGCCAGGAGCCAGAGTCCAAGCAGCCCTAGTGTTAGTCCAAGCAGAAGTCATAGCCCTTCTGGCAGCCGGACCCGGAGCCACAGCAGTAGTGCCAGCTCCGCAGAGAGTCAGGAcagcaagaagaagaagaagaagaaggaaaagaagaagcacaagaaacacaaaaaacacaagaagcatAAGAAGCATGCAGGCACTGAAGGAGAGttagaaaaaagccaaaaacacaaacacaagaaaaagaagtcaaagaagagcaaagataaagaaaaggagaaggagaaagatgacCAAAAAGCGAAATCTGTCCCTGTATAA